From the genome of Hydrogenobacter sp.:
TGTTAGCCTTACGGAAGCTTTAAAATTTGGTGCTGACGTAGTTGTAGTGGGGAGGGACATAGTTGAAGATAAAGATCCAATTAAAAAAGCTGATCAAGTTCTTAAACTTCTGACAGCCCAGATGTTAAATTATTAATGTGGAAACTCCCATACTTGACGGAGTGCTTTTTATACTCGCCCGTATAGTAGAGTTTATAAATATAGGCATGATAATACTCTTTGCAGTAAGGGGTGTACCTGCAAGGTACATATACGCTGTGCTGTTGGTGACTGTAATCAGCCTTCTGTTTTTCGTCGTATCCCTGCTTTTTAGAAGTGAAGATGCCATAAAGTTTTCCTTTTTAGTAACCGTTGGAGCTTTCGTTGTGATGATCCTCATAGCCCGCCACGCTCTGAACAAGGCAAGTGTAGACATAATAATACCGGAAGCTTCAAGGTGTCCTGTATGTAGTGCTTTTGTAAAGCAAGAGGGTGCAATAGCTTTGCATGTAGGACACTCATATCTTTTCTTTGATCAGGAACAGCATCTGAGGAAATTTCTTGAATCTCCTGAAGATTACGCAAAAATAAGACGGATGGAAATAAAAAGCGACATGATAGGCAAGGCGTATGTGTATAAAAACGGTGTGTGGCTTGAATTAAAAAACACTTAGTCAGATTTTCCTATCAGAGGGAGTTATATATATAGCAGGAGGGAAAAAATGAAAGGATTGACCTTAACGGTAATAACTCACAGAGCAACTGGAGGTCTCAATTACGGTGAGACCTTTGGCAATGTGTCCACACTTAAAAAGCTCACCTTAGGTGACAACACTCAGCTGGTGTACATTTCAGATAAGGCGCTGAGATACAGCATTCGTATGTGGCTAAAGGAAAATAAAAATTGGAGGCTTCTTGACGGACTTGTGGCTAACTTAGTGAATGGTAATCTAAAAGAGAAAGAAACACTTGATGTGGATAGCTTTGCCAAACAGCTTATAGAGATGTATCAGGAGTTTGATCTTTTTGGTGGGCTTTTTACGAACTTGAAGACCTCTGAGGGTAAAAAGGCAAAATTAAGCACAGGTGACAGTATAAAGCGCACATCCGTTGCCAAGTTTACCTACGCTTTTGCCTTAAACCCCTATAAAGGTGATGCGGACTTTCTGAATAACATAGATGCCTTCAACAGATACATAAAATACGTAGAAGACAAAGGTGAACAAGCGATAGCTTACACCGAACAGCATACATCTCACTACGTTTACACCCTTACGGTGGATCTTAACAGAATAGGAGTTTGGGAAAAGGAAGATGGCTCCGTTGAAGATGTGCTTCCTCCACAAGAGAAAGTGAAAAGGGTAAGAGATCTGCTTGACGCTATATTCAATCTAAGTAGAGGGATAAGGGCAAGACATGAAAATTTAGGACCCATTTTTCTGATAGGTGGGATCTTTCACACTAAAAATCCCTTCTTTGTGGACTGCATAGATGTGAAAGAGGAAGAAGGAAAACTTTACTTAAATATTCGGAAACTCCTTGATTGTGTTGCACTTGTTCCTGAAAAGGACAATGTTATTTGTGGAATGCTCTCTGGCTTCTTTGCCAACGAGGAAGAAATAAGAAAAAACCTTAATTGTAGAAGCATGGCGGAGGTACTTGAATCTTTCAAAAAAGCTGTGAGGTACTCCTATGGAAGTTCTGAAGTTTGAGCTTTTTTCTCCTACAGCTTGCTTCAAAACTCCCTTTTCGTTAAAGGGTATAGAAACTTACCCACTCCCCACTTACTCTACCATAATTGGGCTTTTGTACACAGCTTTGGGCAGAAAGTGGCAGGGGGAAAGGTTTGATATATCGCTTCAGGGAAGGTACGAGACGCTATTTAGGGATCTGGTAAGATTCAGAAAGTACAACTTTAAAGATAAGGTGTTGGAAACCTTACCGCTATCTGTTCCTACCTTTCGCAACTTAAAAGTTGTTGTTCACATCAGAGGTGAAAAGTCCCTGATTGAACAGTTCAAAAACGCCTTAGAAAAACCCGCAAATTACCTATTTCTTTCGGGTGGAGAAT
Proteins encoded in this window:
- the cas7i gene encoding type I-B CRISPR-associated protein Cas7/Cst2/DevR, whose translation is MKGLTLTVITHRATGGLNYGETFGNVSTLKKLTLGDNTQLVYISDKALRYSIRMWLKENKNWRLLDGLVANLVNGNLKEKETLDVDSFAKQLIEMYQEFDLFGGLFTNLKTSEGKKAKLSTGDSIKRTSVAKFTYAFALNPYKGDADFLNNIDAFNRYIKYVEDKGEQAIAYTEQHTSHYVYTLTVDLNRIGVWEKEDGSVEDVLPPQEKVKRVRDLLDAIFNLSRGIRARHENLGPIFLIGGIFHTKNPFFVDCIDVKEEEGKLYLNIRKLLDCVALVPEKDNVICGMLSGFFANEEEIRKNLNCRSMAEVLESFKKAVRYSYGSSEV
- the cas5b gene encoding type I-B CRISPR-associated protein Cas5b; translation: MEVLKFELFSPTACFKTPFSLKGIETYPLPTYSTIIGLLYTALGRKWQGERFDISLQGRYETLFRDLVRFRKYNFKDKVLETLPLSVPTFRNLKVVVHIRGEKSLIEQFKNALEKPANYLFLSGGEYPVKISKVSYVSVKQEERTVRNRYYLTSDIYASEKSNVDVKFAQKTGICYRLPHFLKSLEPREYMWTLVYYYPAGTPVYGKLLIDQEGDTVWLCDFTQITG